In one window of Mytilus galloprovincialis chromosome 6, xbMytGall1.hap1.1, whole genome shotgun sequence DNA:
- the LOC143079667 gene encoding tumor protein p53-inducible nuclear protein 1-like isoform X1, translating into MFSSVTSYFFGGSTDSEQNDVDLQTKPAPEKDQEWILVDLPEKSPVPSIIHTPVCSDSESDNQRSSNNGSPCSQGSPVSRYCLHSKKGCYNENWIITPPPCFLAGGSNSSNVEMTPMENLLIEHPSMSVYNSRCSGSTGDASDLSESSNDDQSPSATRKILPRKVKTSMARQDPRKPNAVAARAGLVSQIQMVKSSQRSLKQSDSKKLSRHNLQRLNKSLNHQIGGGKPYNKSGRIHCPAGRSNAQMKH; encoded by the exons ATGTTCAGCAGTGTAACTAGTTATTTCTTTGGTGGATCAACTGATTCAGAGCAGAACGATGTTGATCTCCAGACAAAGCCAGCACCAGAGAAAGATCAAGAGTGGATTCTTGTCGATTTACCAG AGAAATCACCTGTTCCTTCTATAATACACACACCAGTATGTAGTGATAGTGAATCGGACAACCAACGAAGCTCAAACAATGGTTCTCCGTGTTCTCAGGGTTCACCTGTATCACGATACTGTTTACATTCTAAAAAAGGTTGTTATAATGAAAATTGGATAATCACACCTCCACCATGTTTTCTAGCAGGGGGAAGTAACTCATCAAATGTAGAGATGACGCCAATGGAAAATTTATTAATAGAACATCCAAGTATGTCAGTCTACAACAGCCGATGTTCAGGCAGCACAGGTGATGCAAGTGACTTATCTGAATCATCCAACGATGATCAGTCGCCCTCGGCAACAAGAAAAATCCTTCCAAGAAAAGTCAAGACATCAATGGCACGACAAGATCCAAGGAAACCGAACGCAGTGGCAGCTAGAGCTGGATTGGTATCACAGATCCAAATGGTTAAAAGCTCTCAAAGATCTCTGAAACAATCTGACAGCAAAAAACTTTCACGTCATAATCTTCAACGACTCAATAAATCCTTAAACCACCAGATCGGAGGTGGTAAACCCTACAACAAATCAGGACGCATTCATTGTCCAGCTGGACGTAGCAACGCTCAGATGAAGCACTGA
- the LOC143079667 gene encoding uncharacterized protein LOC143079667 isoform X2 — MFSSVTSYFFGGSTDSEQNDVDLQTKPAPEKDQEWILVDLPAGGSNSSNVEMTPMENLLIEHPSMSVYNSRCSGSTGDASDLSESSNDDQSPSATRKILPRKVKTSMARQDPRKPNAVAARAGLVSQIQMVKSSQRSLKQSDSKKLSRHNLQRLNKSLNHQIGGGKPYNKSGRIHCPAGRSNAQMKH; from the exons ATGTTCAGCAGTGTAACTAGTTATTTCTTTGGTGGATCAACTGATTCAGAGCAGAACGATGTTGATCTCCAGACAAAGCCAGCACCAGAGAAAGATCAAGAGTGGATTCTTGTCGATTTACCAG CAGGGGGAAGTAACTCATCAAATGTAGAGATGACGCCAATGGAAAATTTATTAATAGAACATCCAAGTATGTCAGTCTACAACAGCCGATGTTCAGGCAGCACAGGTGATGCAAGTGACTTATCTGAATCATCCAACGATGATCAGTCGCCCTCGGCAACAAGAAAAATCCTTCCAAGAAAAGTCAAGACATCAATGGCACGACAAGATCCAAGGAAACCGAACGCAGTGGCAGCTAGAGCTGGATTGGTATCACAGATCCAAATGGTTAAAAGCTCTCAAAGATCTCTGAAACAATCTGACAGCAAAAAACTTTCACGTCATAATCTTCAACGACTCAATAAATCCTTAAACCACCAGATCGGAGGTGGTAAACCCTACAACAAATCAGGACGCATTCATTGTCCAGCTGGACGTAGCAACGCTCAGATGAAGCACTGA
- the LOC143079668 gene encoding uncharacterized protein LOC143079668 isoform X1, with product MDVCLYHADKCHFDIVTRDIEKAKIIPRNYVKRLAMCVCSCRKNKFKITDEVRQLDLQEMANYLGNCIKSEKWPVSLVTMLKPLLLDVRLQQYSQSMLVWILYNAIYCQTYSQLDSLIKKKKSDKVPKKPEQKMTAVQFNHMINKKWRNSLYKIEVIVPMFAGNTKVLQNDERFQNLQLKHKDVVVKIDNKANSEFMDKNLKKTKVKLGGKVKDGLHEMARHLIKIGEDIQNILDKKRSDIFQKKKMARLQRKIYQDSNIDEPDESLLYKEEMTDLYKRRCEANRIGNKTKTPGASLKDGHCMNCLDKFVTLKHPDVCKYHPGFIDLEGNWNCCGMKSQFNQPTLKEHQITGCSKGVHNWRHGKPLKQTKIKNYVFDWSAQLETW from the exons ATGGATGTCTGCCTTTATCATGCTGACAAATGTCATTTTGACATCGTCACAAGAGACATAGAAAAAGCTAAGATTATACCAAGAAATTATGTTAAGAGGCTAGCAATGTGTGTGTGCTCTTGTAGGAAAAACA AATTTAAGATAACAGATGAAGTCAGACAATTAGATTTGCAAGAAATGGCAAATTACTTGGGAAACTGTATTAAGTCTGAGAAATGGCCAGTTTCTCTTGTTACAATGCTCAAGCCATTGTTACTTGATGTGAGGCTACAGCAATATAGTCAAAGTATGCTTGTGTGGATTTTATATAACGCTATTTATTGTCAGACCTATAGCCAATTAGATtctttgataaaaaagaaaaaatctgaTAAAGTTCCTAAAAAACCTGAACAGAAAATGACTGCTGTACaatttaatcatatgattaataaaaaatggagaaacagtttatacaaaataGAAGTCATAGTTCCAATGTTTGCTGGAAACACTAAGGTACTGCAAAATGATGAAAGATTTCAAAACTTACAGTTAAAACACAAAGATGTAGTGGTGAAAATAGACAACAAAGCTAACAGTGAGTTCATGGATAAAAATCTGAAAAAGACAAAAGTCAAACTTGGAGGAAAGGTCAAAGATGGACTTCATGAGATGGCAAGACATCTAATTAAAATTGGGGAAgatattcagaatattttagataaaaagcGATCA gacatttttcaaaagaagaaaatgGCTAGACTGCAAAGAAAAATTTATCAGGATTCTAATATAGATGAACCTGATGAATCAT tGCTATACAAAGAAGAAATGACAGatttatacaaaagaagatgtgaagCAAACAGAATTGG GAACAAGACAAAGACACCAGGAGCTTCACTAAAGGATGGTCACTGTATGAACTGTCTTGATAAATTTGTTACACTGAAACATCCAGATGTCTGCAAATATCATCCAGGATTCATag atcttGAAGGGAACTGGAATTGCTGTGGAATGAAATCTCAGTTTAACCAACCAACACTGAAAGAACACCAAATCACTGG GTGTTCCAAAGGAGTGCACAACTGGAGACACGGTAAACCCCTTAAGCaaacaaagataaaaaattaT gtGTTCGACTGGAGTGCACAACTGGAGACATGGTAA
- the LOC143079668 gene encoding uncharacterized protein LOC143079668 isoform X2 has protein sequence MDVCLYHADKCHFDIVTRDIEKAKIIPRNYVKRLAMCVCSCRKNKFKITDEVRQLDLQEMANYLGNCIKSEKWPVSLVTMLKPLLLDVRLQQYSQSMLVWILYNAIYCQTYSQLDSLIKKKKSDKVPKKPEQKMTAVQFNHMINKKWRNSLYKIEVIVPMFAGNTKVLQNDERFQNLQLKHKDVVVKIDNKANSEFMDKNLKKTKVKLGGKVKDGLHEMARHLIKIGEDIQNILDKKRSDIFQKKKMARLQRKIYQDSNIDEPDESLLYKEEMTDLYKRRCEANRIGNKTKTPGASLKDGHCMNCLDKFVTLKHPDVCKYHPGFIDLEGNWNCCGMKSQFNQPTLKEHQITGCSTGVHNWRHGKPLKQKKIKKKSMKI, from the exons ATGGATGTCTGCCTTTATCATGCTGACAAATGTCATTTTGACATCGTCACAAGAGACATAGAAAAAGCTAAGATTATACCAAGAAATTATGTTAAGAGGCTAGCAATGTGTGTGTGCTCTTGTAGGAAAAACA AATTTAAGATAACAGATGAAGTCAGACAATTAGATTTGCAAGAAATGGCAAATTACTTGGGAAACTGTATTAAGTCTGAGAAATGGCCAGTTTCTCTTGTTACAATGCTCAAGCCATTGTTACTTGATGTGAGGCTACAGCAATATAGTCAAAGTATGCTTGTGTGGATTTTATATAACGCTATTTATTGTCAGACCTATAGCCAATTAGATtctttgataaaaaagaaaaaatctgaTAAAGTTCCTAAAAAACCTGAACAGAAAATGACTGCTGTACaatttaatcatatgattaataaaaaatggagaaacagtttatacaaaataGAAGTCATAGTTCCAATGTTTGCTGGAAACACTAAGGTACTGCAAAATGATGAAAGATTTCAAAACTTACAGTTAAAACACAAAGATGTAGTGGTGAAAATAGACAACAAAGCTAACAGTGAGTTCATGGATAAAAATCTGAAAAAGACAAAAGTCAAACTTGGAGGAAAGGTCAAAGATGGACTTCATGAGATGGCAAGACATCTAATTAAAATTGGGGAAgatattcagaatattttagataaaaagcGATCA gacatttttcaaaagaagaaaatgGCTAGACTGCAAAGAAAAATTTATCAGGATTCTAATATAGATGAACCTGATGAATCAT tGCTATACAAAGAAGAAATGACAGatttatacaaaagaagatgtgaagCAAACAGAATTGG GAACAAGACAAAGACACCAGGAGCTTCACTAAAGGATGGTCACTGTATGAACTGTCTTGATAAATTTGTTACACTGAAACATCCAGATGTCTGCAAATATCATCCAGGATTCATag atcttGAAGGGAACTGGAATTGCTGTGGAATGAAATCTCAGTTTAACCAACCAACACTGAAAGAACACCAAATCACTGG gtGTTCGACTGGAGTGCACAACTGGAGACATGGTAAACCCCTTAagcaaaaaaagataaaaaaaaaatccatgaagATATAG
- the LOC143079668 gene encoding uncharacterized protein LOC143079668 isoform X3, protein MDVCLYHADKCHFDIVTRDIEKAKIIPRNYVKRLAMCVCSCRKNKFKITDEVRQLDLQEMANYLGNCIKSEKWPVSLVTMLKPLLLDDIFQKKKMARLQRKIYQDSNIDEPDESLLYKEEMTDLYKRRCEANRIGNKTKTPGASLKDGHCMNCLDKFVTLKHPDVCKYHPGFIDLEGNWNCCGMKSQFNQPTLKEHQITGCSKGVHNWRHGKPLKQTKIKNYVFDWSAQLETW, encoded by the exons ATGGATGTCTGCCTTTATCATGCTGACAAATGTCATTTTGACATCGTCACAAGAGACATAGAAAAAGCTAAGATTATACCAAGAAATTATGTTAAGAGGCTAGCAATGTGTGTGTGCTCTTGTAGGAAAAACA AATTTAAGATAACAGATGAAGTCAGACAATTAGATTTGCAAGAAATGGCAAATTACTTGGGAAACTGTATTAAGTCTGAGAAATGGCCAGTTTCTCTTGTTACAATGCTCAAGCCATTGTTACTTGAT gacatttttcaaaagaagaaaatgGCTAGACTGCAAAGAAAAATTTATCAGGATTCTAATATAGATGAACCTGATGAATCAT tGCTATACAAAGAAGAAATGACAGatttatacaaaagaagatgtgaagCAAACAGAATTGG GAACAAGACAAAGACACCAGGAGCTTCACTAAAGGATGGTCACTGTATGAACTGTCTTGATAAATTTGTTACACTGAAACATCCAGATGTCTGCAAATATCATCCAGGATTCATag atcttGAAGGGAACTGGAATTGCTGTGGAATGAAATCTCAGTTTAACCAACCAACACTGAAAGAACACCAAATCACTGG GTGTTCCAAAGGAGTGCACAACTGGAGACACGGTAAACCCCTTAAGCaaacaaagataaaaaattaT gtGTTCGACTGGAGTGCACAACTGGAGACATGGTAA